The following proteins come from a genomic window of Natronogracilivirga saccharolytica:
- a CDS encoding gamma-butyrobetaine hydroxylase-like domain-containing protein encodes MEKKYQIQKITVNSETRELQVGWADGHHSRYPMEGLRRACPCVYCQGGHENMGKKVDPEIFLQPSGQNRTISKISQVGNYAVQIIWSDGHQNGIYRFDALRDMCPVENGVL; translated from the coding sequence ATGGAAAAAAAGTATCAGATACAAAAGATAACGGTTAATTCCGAAACAAGAGAATTGCAGGTTGGCTGGGCTGACGGGCACCACAGCCGGTATCCGATGGAAGGTCTGCGTCGTGCCTGCCCGTGTGTTTACTGTCAGGGGGGACATGAAAATATGGGAAAAAAAGTGGATCCCGAAATTTTCCTGCAGCCATCGGGCCAAAATCGAACAATATCAAAAATTTCTCAGGTCGGGAATTATGCCGTTCAGATTATCTGGAGTGACGGACATCAGAACGGCATCTACCGGTTTGATGCATTGCGTGATATGTGCCCTGTGGAAAATGGTGTTTTATAA
- a CDS encoding efflux RND transporter periplasmic adaptor subunit yields MKALKYVTPLLLFSFVLSACDQNGDENNNEQQRAREVVVEVLDVDPRAFEERVRVTGTVEALEDATISAEVSGRVHTIAERGTTVERGSELVSLDDRVVRSSLEMARANFEFAEDALARQEPLLRDSIISTLEFNQARSQRDQAKSQLEQAEKQLGDSRIQAPFRGRVEERMVKSGELVNPGMPVLRLVNTDKVRINAGVPERYINDIDEGAAVTISLGTYGREELKSTIRYAGSVIVPETRTFPVEVVMENTGRLLKPEMTVNLSIVRDFWDDALVVPRTALVRDEDGLRLFVTTEDENGRKKAEARRVRTGAASGSLIVIEEGIEPGDQVIVTGQTNVSDGDLLRIQNTRTYDHYK; encoded by the coding sequence ATGAAAGCATTAAAATATGTGACACCGTTATTACTTTTTTCATTCGTCTTATCCGCCTGTGATCAGAACGGTGATGAAAATAATAATGAGCAACAGCGTGCACGTGAAGTTGTTGTAGAGGTTCTTGATGTGGACCCCAGAGCCTTTGAGGAGCGTGTCCGGGTTACCGGGACCGTTGAAGCGCTTGAGGATGCGACCATATCGGCGGAAGTGTCAGGAAGAGTCCATACCATTGCAGAAAGGGGAACGACAGTAGAACGGGGGTCGGAGCTTGTGAGCCTGGATGACCGTGTCGTCCGGTCTTCACTTGAAATGGCCCGTGCCAATTTTGAATTTGCCGAAGACGCACTTGCCAGGCAGGAACCGTTGCTGCGGGATTCTATCATCAGCACCCTGGAATTTAATCAGGCCAGGTCACAGCGTGACCAGGCGAAGTCACAACTTGAGCAGGCTGAAAAACAGCTGGGTGACTCGCGCATTCAGGCTCCGTTCCGGGGACGTGTGGAGGAACGCATGGTGAAGTCCGGAGAGCTTGTCAATCCCGGAATGCCGGTTCTGAGGCTTGTAAATACCGACAAAGTACGCATAAATGCCGGAGTGCCTGAACGATATATCAATGATATCGACGAAGGGGCTGCTGTTACAATCAGTCTCGGAACTTATGGCAGAGAAGAGTTGAAAAGCACAATTCGTTATGCCGGAAGTGTCATCGTACCCGAGACTCGTACATTTCCCGTTGAGGTAGTTATGGAGAACACCGGGAGGTTGCTGAAGCCCGAAATGACCGTCAACTTGTCGATTGTCAGAGACTTTTGGGATGATGCACTTGTTGTGCCGCGAACCGCTCTTGTCCGGGATGAAGACGGGCTCCGCCTGTTTGTCACAACAGAAGATGAAAATGGAAGAAAAAAGGCGGAAGCAAGAAGGGTCAGGACCGGTGCAGCGTCCGGTTCACTCATTGTTATTGAGGAGGGCATTGAACCGGGTGATCAGGTGATCGTAACCGGTCAGACAAATGTCAGTGACGGTGATCTGCTGCGTATCCAAAACACACGCACCTACGACCATTACAAGTAA
- a CDS encoding TolC family protein has protein sequence MKSKKIGIKVCRSVLLFSFLLLATFSNAHADARGDTLSLTLDEAVRIALENNFGLRDVMLDREMADQQVREAWGSVYPQINATGNFTRNVVTANPFAGSGAEDLFADFGAIGWLRYNEEARLAGEEQLTFEEFLERQRQGYEQAGITPPTEEDDPFSVDNQFSMSLGITQTLFNGSAFAAIRGAEQFKKLSEDAVHRERQVVIDEVRQAYFSALLAWQQVEVLQKSVERLRKTVEDTERTVEQGLASKSERLSAEVELVNLETEMIEAENQAELANKSINLLLDLRADKPIRLDGDLTMTAMQPIGDIPLEEAVRIAKEHRPDLEQAEGFIEVNKINERINRSSYKPVVNAFANIDYVGRVPDNRTIITPDPDDPDNPFRFESETRSFFDDTYWNPNVAVGINISWSIFSGFQNRARVEQSRIDTRRSQLQYENLTSAVEIEVEQALRNLRTAERRITSQERNTEQAQVNYDFARTRLREGVGTSLEERQASMLLDQSQLSYLAAIHDYLIAVSNLELALGTSVDQL, from the coding sequence TTGAAATCAAAAAAAATAGGGATAAAAGTCTGTCGGTCGGTTTTACTTTTTTCTTTTCTGCTGCTTGCAACTTTTTCAAACGCCCATGCTGACGCACGTGGTGATACGTTGTCACTTACGCTGGATGAAGCGGTCCGCATTGCCCTGGAAAACAACTTCGGACTTCGTGATGTTATGCTGGACCGGGAGATGGCCGATCAGCAGGTCCGTGAAGCCTGGGGCAGCGTTTATCCTCAGATTAATGCCACCGGAAATTTCACACGTAACGTGGTAACGGCCAATCCTTTTGCCGGTAGCGGAGCTGAAGATCTCTTTGCAGACTTCGGGGCTATCGGGTGGCTTCGCTACAATGAAGAGGCCCGGCTGGCCGGGGAAGAGCAGCTGACGTTTGAAGAGTTTCTTGAAAGGCAGAGGCAAGGGTACGAACAGGCGGGTATCACTCCGCCAACGGAAGAGGATGATCCCTTCAGTGTTGACAATCAGTTCTCAATGTCTCTCGGAATAACACAGACACTGTTTAACGGTTCGGCATTTGCTGCTATAAGAGGCGCTGAGCAATTTAAAAAACTGAGTGAAGATGCCGTTCACAGGGAGCGGCAGGTTGTTATCGACGAGGTGCGTCAGGCTTACTTTTCTGCATTGCTGGCCTGGCAGCAGGTCGAAGTCCTGCAAAAAAGTGTTGAAAGGCTGCGCAAGACTGTAGAAGATACGGAGCGAACCGTCGAGCAGGGGCTGGCCTCCAAATCGGAAAGGCTGAGCGCCGAGGTTGAGCTGGTCAATCTTGAAACGGAAATGATTGAAGCGGAAAATCAGGCGGAACTTGCAAACAAAAGCATCAATCTCCTGCTTGACCTGAGGGCCGACAAACCCATCAGGCTTGACGGAGACCTGACCATGACGGCTATGCAGCCGATTGGTGACATTCCCCTGGAAGAAGCTGTACGAATTGCCAAGGAACATCGTCCGGATCTTGAACAGGCTGAAGGGTTTATTGAAGTGAACAAGATCAACGAGCGGATAAACAGGTCTTCATACAAGCCAGTTGTCAACGCTTTTGCCAATATCGATTATGTGGGAAGGGTGCCTGACAACCGGACTATTATTACGCCGGATCCTGATGATCCTGACAACCCGTTCCGGTTTGAAAGTGAAACCCGAAGTTTTTTTGACGACACCTACTGGAACCCCAATGTTGCAGTGGGTATCAACATCAGCTGGAGTATTTTTTCCGGATTTCAGAACCGTGCCAGGGTTGAGCAGAGCAGGATAGATACCAGACGAAGCCAGTTGCAGTACGAAAATCTGACCAGTGCTGTCGAAATTGAGGTAGAGCAGGCGCTGAGAAACCTGAGAACGGCCGAACGCAGAATCACAAGTCAGGAACGTAATACCGAACAGGCTCAGGTCAATTATGATTTTGCCAGGACCCGTCTGCGTGAAGGTGTGGGGACAAGCCTGGAAGAGCGTCAGGCATCCATGCTGCTTGATCAGAGTCAGCTCAGCTATCTTGCTGCCATTCATGACTATCTGATTGCAGTCAGCAACCTTGAGCTTGCACTTGGTACTTCAGTGGATCAATTGTGA
- a CDS encoding IMPACT family protein yields MTEKGSRFFSFSFPVSDMHEITGKRKAVREEHPYATHHCFAWRVNPFHPEEFAQDDGEPGGTAGVPILGVIKSEELINVLIIVVRYFGGTKLGKAGLIQSYRESALRSVQHSGKKTLGLYSGFRIEYPYDQENRIREMMNRFNMKKQDELYLETVTITVRCPFEHTDDLQSMLEHHSYLGIEFERKEDRYLPVT; encoded by the coding sequence TTGACAGAAAAAGGATCCCGTTTTTTCTCGTTTTCTTTTCCCGTTTCAGACATGCATGAAATCACCGGAAAAAGAAAGGCTGTCCGGGAGGAGCATCCTTATGCCACCCACCACTGTTTTGCATGGCGTGTAAACCCGTTTCACCCTGAGGAATTTGCGCAGGATGACGGTGAACCGGGAGGAACAGCCGGTGTGCCTATTCTCGGTGTCATCAAATCAGAGGAGCTGATCAACGTGCTGATAATCGTGGTTCGCTATTTCGGAGGAACGAAACTCGGCAAAGCGGGGCTTATTCAGTCGTACAGAGAATCAGCACTACGCTCTGTGCAACACTCCGGAAAAAAGACACTTGGACTATATTCCGGGTTCAGAATTGAGTATCCATACGACCAGGAAAACCGGATCCGGGAAATGATGAACAGGTTTAATATGAAAAAACAAGATGAACTATATCTTGAAACTGTAACTATTACAGTCCGTTGTCCTTTTGAACATACTGATGATCTGCAGAGTATGCTCGAACATCACTCCTACCTTGGAATTGAGTTTGAAAGAAAAGAAGACCGGTATCTTCCTGTTACATAG
- a CDS encoding TetR/AcrR family transcriptional regulator — MSDKKQKILDVAEKLIAAHGYRSTTTRMIAEHAGVNVAMLAYYFGSKELLLRELLDRHTAAVKELLDVISSEKAPAAETFRKFLFSYVDYSFQNPRPVIIAIREIGLLNQRPEIMRNLQKTMLEVHGMFIEVLGTAMKTGELRNIDIELSVLTFSSTIESYVVNAFMFDEAFPFLGIEQRSPDIMKERLKSHLSMLLENLMKESES, encoded by the coding sequence ATGTCAGATAAAAAACAAAAAATACTTGATGTGGCGGAGAAGCTGATAGCCGCTCACGGATACCGGAGTACAACTACCAGAATGATTGCCGAGCACGCCGGGGTGAATGTGGCCATGCTTGCCTACTACTTCGGGTCCAAAGAGTTGTTGCTCCGTGAACTCCTTGACAGGCATACGGCAGCCGTTAAAGAATTGCTTGATGTAATCAGCAGTGAAAAGGCACCTGCTGCGGAAACGTTCCGAAAGTTTCTGTTTTCCTATGTGGATTACTCCTTTCAGAATCCGCGTCCGGTAATAATTGCCATTCGTGAAATAGGTCTTCTTAATCAAAGACCGGAGATCATGAGGAACCTGCAAAAGACCATGCTTGAAGTCCATGGCATGTTTATTGAAGTTCTCGGGACTGCAATGAAAACCGGTGAGCTCCGAAACATTGATATTGAATTATCCGTATTAACGTTCAGCTCTACGATTGAGAGCTATGTGGTCAATGCCTTCATGTTTGATGAAGCGTTTCCGTTTCTGGGTATAGAGCAACGGTCACCGGATATCATGAAAGAAAGACTCAAGTCACATTTATCAATGCTGCTGGAAAATCTTATGAAAGAATCTGAAAGCTGA